In a genomic window of Occallatibacter riparius:
- a CDS encoding efflux RND transporter permease subunit, translated as MDFSKFFIDRPIFAIVLSIIIFCLGLIAIPILPSGEYPEVVPPSVVVHTNYPGANPKAIAETVAEPLEEAINGVEGIMYMKSVAGSDGSLQVIVTFRPGVDPDTAAVRVQNRVSQALSRLPDEVRQFGVTTQKQSPTPLMYVALESKDGKVDSLYLRNYGLLHVKDELSRLTGIGDVQLLGSGDYAMRIWLDPNRLASRGMTSDDVIRAIREQNVEVSAGQLGAEPSPNKPDFLTSINVRGRLTTEQEFANIVLKSGPDGQVVHLSDVARVSLGSSDYTLHTYIDTRESAFIGIFLSPGANALGVAKDVYARLAELSKAFPQGMTYRIVWDPTVFVRESVSAVEHTLIEAVILVVIVVIVFLQTWRASVIPLVSVPVSIVGTFAWLYLLGYSINTLTLFGLVLAIGIVVDDAIVVVENVERFIEHGLSPRDAAHHAMKEVSGPIVAIALVLCAVFVPMAFLTGITGQFYKQFAVTIAISTVISAINSLTLSPALAAKLLRERGAPKDRLARVIEFTLGWFFRPFNRFFQRGSEAYQGAVGRSFRMRGVVFLAYAVLLGSIYVLFNHVPGGFIPTQDKLYLFGGAKLPEGASLARTDAVLREMVQTAHEVDGVEMLPAMSGYNALQVTNTPNLATSYIRLKGFEERHESAAQIVKEINQKYSKIPGAITFALMPPPIQGLGNGSGYSLYIEDRAGLGYGALQKALSAFQATVAQTPGMTFPISSYQSNIPQLEVNVDREKAKAQGIALTDVFGTLQTYLGSDYVNDFNTFGRVYRVMVQADSRYRQRPEDITNLRVRNSSGEMVPIGSVATITQAYGPDPVMRYNGYPAADVIGDSDPRILSSGQVIDKLNEIAKKVLPPGMVLEWTDLSYQQTTQSHAAAVVFPLAILLVFLVLASLYESWTLPLAVILIVPVCIFAALFGVWLSDGDNNIFVQVGLVVLMGLACKNAILIVEFARELELQGRSTIDAALEACRLRLRPIIMTSIAFIAGSVPLLLGHGAGSEVRKATGITVFSGMLGVTLFGLFLTPVFYVALRKWSGAAKLREVEEEGEELDAVA; from the coding sequence ATGGATTTTTCCAAGTTCTTTATCGATCGCCCGATCTTCGCCATTGTTCTGTCGATCATCATCTTCTGCCTTGGCTTGATCGCTATCCCCATTCTTCCCTCGGGCGAGTATCCGGAAGTAGTACCTCCAAGCGTCGTCGTTCACACCAACTACCCCGGCGCCAATCCAAAAGCGATTGCTGAAACCGTAGCTGAGCCGCTTGAAGAGGCCATCAACGGCGTCGAGGGAATCATGTACATGAAGTCCGTCGCCGGTTCGGATGGCAGCCTTCAGGTCATCGTAACCTTCCGGCCCGGCGTGGACCCGGATACGGCCGCGGTGCGCGTGCAGAACCGCGTCAGCCAGGCTCTGTCGCGTCTTCCGGACGAAGTGCGGCAGTTTGGCGTCACCACGCAGAAGCAATCGCCGACACCCCTGATGTATGTTGCGCTGGAGTCGAAAGACGGAAAGGTCGATTCGCTCTATCTGCGCAATTACGGCCTGCTCCACGTCAAAGACGAGCTCTCCAGGCTGACCGGAATTGGCGACGTGCAGTTGCTCGGTTCCGGCGACTACGCCATGCGCATCTGGCTCGATCCGAATCGTCTCGCTTCTCGCGGGATGACTTCAGACGATGTTATCCGCGCGATCCGCGAACAGAACGTCGAGGTGTCCGCGGGACAGCTTGGTGCCGAACCCTCTCCGAACAAGCCGGATTTTCTGACTTCGATCAACGTACGTGGACGCCTGACCACTGAGCAGGAGTTTGCCAACATCGTCCTGAAATCGGGTCCGGACGGCCAGGTCGTTCACCTCTCCGATGTGGCGCGAGTCTCGCTTGGCTCGAGCGACTACACGCTGCACACCTATATCGACACGCGCGAATCGGCATTCATCGGAATCTTTCTCTCTCCTGGCGCCAATGCGCTTGGAGTGGCGAAGGATGTGTATGCAAGACTCGCCGAGTTGTCCAAAGCGTTTCCACAGGGCATGACGTATCGCATTGTCTGGGACCCGACTGTCTTCGTGCGGGAGTCGGTTTCCGCAGTCGAGCATACGCTGATCGAAGCTGTGATCCTGGTCGTAATTGTTGTCATTGTCTTTCTCCAGACGTGGCGCGCCTCGGTTATTCCGCTTGTGTCGGTGCCCGTATCGATTGTCGGCACGTTTGCGTGGCTCTATCTATTGGGCTACTCCATCAATACGCTCACGTTGTTCGGCCTGGTTCTGGCAATCGGCATCGTTGTGGATGACGCCATCGTTGTCGTCGAGAACGTCGAGCGCTTTATCGAGCACGGCCTTAGTCCACGCGACGCGGCGCATCATGCCATGAAGGAGGTTTCCGGTCCGATCGTTGCAATCGCACTCGTGCTGTGCGCGGTCTTTGTGCCCATGGCCTTTCTCACGGGAATCACGGGCCAGTTCTACAAACAGTTTGCGGTGACCATTGCGATCTCTACAGTCATCTCCGCCATCAACTCGTTGACGTTGTCTCCGGCTCTGGCTGCGAAGCTGCTTCGCGAGCGCGGCGCGCCCAAAGACCGCCTGGCGCGAGTCATCGAATTCACTCTGGGCTGGTTCTTCCGGCCTTTCAATCGCTTCTTTCAGCGCGGCTCCGAGGCTTATCAGGGAGCAGTTGGACGCAGCTTTCGCATGCGCGGCGTCGTGTTTCTCGCCTACGCGGTGCTGCTCGGATCGATCTATGTTCTGTTCAACCATGTGCCCGGCGGCTTTATTCCAACGCAGGACAAGCTCTACCTCTTTGGCGGCGCAAAGTTGCCAGAAGGAGCGTCGCTGGCCCGTACCGATGCCGTGTTGAGGGAGATGGTGCAAACAGCGCACGAGGTGGACGGGGTCGAGATGCTGCCCGCAATGTCGGGTTACAACGCGCTGCAGGTCACCAACACTCCGAACCTCGCGACCTCGTACATCCGCTTGAAGGGCTTCGAGGAGCGGCATGAGTCCGCCGCGCAAATCGTCAAGGAGATCAATCAGAAGTATTCGAAGATACCCGGCGCCATCACCTTTGCTCTCATGCCGCCGCCCATTCAGGGCCTAGGCAATGGCTCCGGCTACTCGCTCTACATTGAAGATCGAGCCGGCCTCGGCTATGGTGCACTGCAAAAGGCGCTCTCCGCATTCCAGGCAACGGTAGCGCAAACGCCAGGCATGACGTTTCCCATCTCATCGTACCAATCGAATATTCCGCAGCTTGAGGTGAACGTCGACCGCGAAAAGGCAAAAGCACAGGGTATCGCGCTGACAGATGTCTTCGGCACGCTGCAAACCTACCTCGGCTCGGACTATGTCAACGACTTCAACACCTTTGGCCGTGTCTACCGGGTCATGGTGCAAGCAGACAGCCGGTACCGGCAGCGGCCTGAGGACATCACCAATCTCCGTGTCCGCAACAGCAGCGGAGAGATGGTGCCGATCGGCTCGGTGGCCACGATTACACAGGCCTACGGACCGGACCCTGTGATGCGCTACAACGGGTATCCCGCCGCGGATGTAATCGGCGACTCGGACCCGCGCATTCTGTCGTCGGGGCAGGTGATCGACAAGCTGAACGAGATTGCGAAAAAGGTTCTTCCCCCCGGCATGGTGCTGGAGTGGACCGACCTGAGTTATCAGCAGACGACGCAGAGCCATGCCGCGGCGGTTGTGTTCCCGTTGGCAATCCTGCTCGTATTCCTGGTTCTCGCTTCGCTCTATGAGAGCTGGACTCTGCCGCTCGCTGTGATTCTTATCGTTCCGGTTTGCATCTTCGCGGCTCTGTTCGGCGTGTGGCTCTCAGACGGCGATAACAACATCTTCGTTCAGGTGGGACTCGTAGTGCTGATGGGGCTCGCGTGCAAGAACGCAATCCTAATCGTCGAGTTCGCCCGGGAGTTGGAACTACAAGGCAGAAGCACAATTGACGCGGCCCTTGAGGCCTGCCGCTTGCGACTGAGGCCCATCATCATGACGTCCATCGCCTTCATCGCCGGCTCGGTGCCGCTGCTTCTGGGCCACGGAGCGGGCAGTGAGGTGCGAAAGGCGACAGGCATTACGGTGTTTTCGGGAATGCTCGGCGTGACCCTCTTTGGTCTGTTCCTGACGCCGGTATTCTATGTCGCCCTTCGTAAGTGGAGCGGAGCGGCCAAGCTTCGCGAAGTAGAAGAAGAAGGAGAAGAACTCGATGCGGTCGCTTAA
- a CDS encoding efflux transporter outer membrane subunit yields MRSLNALLASIVLLSCMACSVGPHYKRPDTNLPAQFTAPVASGPVSSSPQPEAADTQFWHSFHDPELTALVERALASNNNLRSALAHYDAANALWRLSKFDRYPTVTASEEVGRQKLAASQAFGFPRNGRYSNSTVNASWELDFFGRIRHNVESQRQQLLASGSDLAAMQVAIAGEVAQTYIDLRGQQERLRVARQNVENEGRTVKLVEATYSAGRGTQFDLARVRALYESTTSRIPALQSAIALDEHRLAVLCGQLPGALVAELDQQKALPDLPEKIDPGTPADVVRRRPDVSASEQRLHAATEQIGVQTADLFPRVNFAGLLGMFQYHSDSTFDGVSPVNLAALNIDWSFLDRGRVRARIAASRADGDAQLAQYQQTILLALQDIEDALVRYARSREQDDQLRQAAADSKRAADLANVRYREGATGLLDMLDAERVELEAEDAYATSHLESASAAVSLYKSLAGGWPQQPPQAVRAAKP; encoded by the coding sequence ATGCGGTCGCTTAATGCATTGCTTGCATCCATCGTGCTGTTGAGTTGCATGGCTTGCTCTGTTGGGCCGCACTACAAACGGCCCGATACGAACCTGCCGGCTCAGTTTACGGCACCCGTTGCATCGGGCCCGGTGAGTTCGTCTCCGCAGCCCGAAGCGGCCGATACGCAATTCTGGCATAGCTTTCACGATCCAGAGCTGACCGCTCTGGTCGAACGGGCTCTGGCATCAAACAACAATCTGCGGAGCGCTCTGGCCCATTACGATGCGGCCAATGCTCTGTGGCGCTTGAGCAAGTTCGATCGCTATCCGACGGTAACGGCGAGCGAAGAAGTCGGGCGTCAGAAGCTGGCGGCCAGCCAGGCGTTTGGCTTTCCGAGGAACGGCCGGTACTCGAACTCAACCGTCAATGCTAGTTGGGAACTCGATTTTTTCGGGCGAATTCGTCACAACGTCGAGTCGCAGCGGCAGCAGCTCCTGGCCAGCGGAAGCGATCTGGCTGCGATGCAAGTGGCGATCGCAGGCGAGGTCGCCCAGACCTACATCGATCTGCGCGGACAGCAGGAGCGGCTTCGCGTAGCACGACAGAATGTAGAAAATGAAGGCCGCACCGTAAAGCTTGTCGAAGCGACCTACTCGGCCGGACGTGGGACACAATTCGATCTGGCCAGAGTGCGTGCGCTCTATGAGAGCACGACCTCGCGTATTCCGGCTCTCCAGTCGGCAATCGCGCTCGATGAGCATCGGCTGGCCGTTCTATGCGGTCAGTTGCCGGGTGCGCTCGTCGCCGAGCTCGATCAGCAAAAGGCTCTGCCTGACCTGCCGGAGAAGATAGATCCCGGCACACCGGCCGATGTTGTTCGACGCCGTCCAGATGTCAGTGCATCGGAGCAGCGCCTTCATGCGGCAACCGAGCAGATCGGCGTACAAACGGCGGATCTGTTTCCCCGGGTGAACTTTGCCGGACTGTTGGGAATGTTTCAATATCATTCCGACTCAACCTTCGATGGAGTGAGCCCTGTCAACCTGGCTGCACTCAACATTGACTGGTCGTTCCTCGATCGAGGCAGGGTGCGTGCCAGGATCGCGGCGAGCCGTGCCGATGGGGACGCTCAGCTTGCCCAATATCAGCAGACGATTCTGCTTGCACTGCAGGATATTGAGGACGCGCTGGTGAGATATGCACGCTCGCGTGAGCAGGATGATCAATTGCGTCAAGCCGCCGCGGACAGCAAGCGCGCGGCCGACCTCGCCAATGTCCGGTACCGGGAAGGTGCGACGGGGCTTCTCGATATGCTGGATGCGGAACGTGTCGAGCTTGAGGCCGAAGATGCATATGCGACGAGCCATCTTGAGAGCGCCAGCGCGGCAGTCAGCCTCTACAAATCACTTGCAGGAGGATGGCCGCAACAACCTCCTCAAGCCGTCAGAGCGGCCAAACCATGA
- a CDS encoding LysR family transcriptional regulator, producing the protein MHTKNHETSRYSLCELGILYRSQPRKWESRPECKTSQSTDTKDGSPMNLSDLEAFVSVVDHGSVVAAAAWLHLTQSAVTRRIQNLEDALGMPLLDRKTRPLLLTRAGQETYEFAKPVLSSVNDLKVGILHGGEPSGNFRFGMSRALGDLAIGAPISRLRGQFPRVQIQAFVQWSAVLLERLTTRTLDAGIVLLPEGTTPPDSLVSERLGNVPLTFVAAKTERIPQPTTLKELAFHKWLINPSGCSSHQMLEAAFRQRAIPFVIAVEAEGYELQLSLISEGVGLGLMLPQAIETSALRGRVRAIRVKDFSPVLSVWLLHSRHLGRLIQAVHCVREEVKQKLKTRRSPNS; encoded by the coding sequence GTGCATACTAAGAATCATGAAACTTCTCGATACTCATTATGCGAGTTGGGCATTTTATATCGATCGCAACCGCGAAAATGGGAATCCAGGCCGGAATGTAAGACATCACAGTCAACAGACACCAAGGATGGAAGTCCTATGAATCTCTCCGATTTGGAAGCCTTCGTTTCTGTGGTGGATCACGGCTCTGTGGTGGCGGCAGCGGCTTGGCTGCATCTCACGCAATCGGCCGTGACACGCCGGATTCAGAATCTCGAAGATGCGCTCGGCATGCCCCTTCTCGATCGCAAGACCCGGCCCTTGCTGCTCACGCGTGCGGGGCAAGAGACATACGAGTTCGCCAAACCCGTGCTGAGTTCTGTCAACGATCTGAAGGTGGGCATCTTGCATGGGGGAGAGCCTTCAGGCAACTTTCGCTTTGGGATGTCGCGGGCTCTTGGGGATCTTGCCATAGGTGCACCCATCAGTCGCCTGCGCGGACAATTTCCTCGAGTGCAGATCCAGGCCTTTGTGCAGTGGTCCGCAGTGCTCCTGGAGCGCCTCACAACCCGGACTCTCGATGCCGGCATTGTGCTCTTGCCTGAAGGAACCACACCACCGGATTCACTTGTCTCCGAGCGCCTCGGCAATGTGCCGCTCACGTTTGTTGCCGCGAAGACGGAGAGAATACCTCAACCCACAACGTTGAAAGAACTGGCGTTCCATAAATGGCTGATCAATCCCAGTGGATGCAGCAGCCACCAAATGTTGGAAGCGGCGTTTCGTCAGCGCGCGATTCCCTTCGTTATTGCCGTCGAAGCAGAAGGATATGAGTTACAGCTTTCGCTGATCTCCGAAGGGGTTGGCCTCGGTCTCATGCTGCCTCAAGCCATCGAGACTTCCGCGTTGCGAGGCCGCGTGCGAGCGATAAGGGTGAAAGACTTTTCCCCGGTGCTCTCGGTGTGGCTGTTGCATTCAAGGCATCTTGGCCGCCTGATTCAGGCCGTCCATTGCGTACGCGAAGAGGTTAAACAAAAGCTGAAGACGCGCAGATCGCCTAATTCTTGA
- a CDS encoding efflux RND transporter permease subunit, with the protein MWIVRLALNRPYTFIVLALLIVLVSPAAILRTPTDIFPNIDIPVIAVAWAYTGLDPEDIETRLTTPYEKALTTLVDNIQHIESTSYNGASVVKIYLQPGTSLDTANAQVVAVGQYSLRNLPPGIQPPEIINFSASSVPILQLGLSGKGMSEQALNDEGFNFLRPQLITVPGAVIPYPYGGKQRQVMIGLDQSRMEAKGISPTDVLNAVNAQNLILPTGTAKIAENELDVRMNVAPRTIEALNNIPIRQIGNTTIYLRDVARVSDGFAVQTNVVRQDGHRGVLVSILKSGKSSTLSVVSDIKRLLPHAAAVLPPEMKITPLADQSLFVRSAISGVIREGAIAGALTGLMILLFIGSWRSTLIIAISIPLSVLTSILALSVLGETINIMTLGGLALAVGILVDDATVVIENINRILEEEDETDIRQAILDGSQQVAIPALVSTLCICIVFMPLFLLSGVARFLFVPLAEAVVFAMLASYFFSRTLVPTLAMYMLKLNEGREASRNPFVLLQRTFERGFARVRSAHERLLGWFVRHRRFFVPACLALCTCTFLLAPWLGEDFFPDTDSGQFALHIRAKTGTRIDDSAQLADLIEASIRKEIPPQEVDSILDNIGLPYSPYNTMHSTSGVIGAGDADVLVTLRRHHHPTSQYVRSLRQQLPREFPGATFYFPPADIVAQILNFGIPAPIDVQVEGNNLQADHGLAEKIMADLRKVAGLTDLHIQQPLDYPTLEINVDRTKALQAGYQERDIASSVLNSLTGSFQTTPNFFVNWKNGVTYNLVAQTPQYRIQSFKDLQNIPISASGKATPEILADVASITRGSEVAVISHYNLRRVIDIYGAPQGRDLAAVNSDVQQVVAKYRKALPRGTFITIRGQVETMRESYTGLVAGLGFAIVLVYLLIVVNFQSWLDPFIIITAIPAAMAGIVLMLFFTHTHLSVPALMGALMCVGVATANSILVVSFAKDRLVVHGDGARAALEAGATRFRPVIMTALAMIIGMVPMALGLGDGGEQNAPLGRAVIGGLLCATAATLLFVPSVFALFHKVSPVAASLEQPEADRDQLIA; encoded by the coding sequence ATGTGGATTGTCAGACTAGCCCTTAACCGGCCTTACACGTTCATCGTGCTGGCTCTGCTCATTGTTCTGGTGAGCCCCGCCGCCATACTCCGCACTCCGACCGACATCTTCCCCAACATTGACATCCCGGTGATCGCGGTGGCCTGGGCCTATACCGGACTGGATCCGGAGGATATCGAGACCCGCCTGACCACGCCATACGAGAAGGCTCTCACGACGTTGGTCGACAATATCCAGCACATCGAGTCGACCAGCTATAACGGCGCCTCCGTGGTGAAGATCTATCTGCAGCCGGGAACCAGTCTCGACACGGCGAATGCGCAGGTTGTTGCGGTAGGCCAATACTCGCTGCGCAACCTGCCACCGGGTATCCAGCCGCCCGAGATCATCAATTTCAGCGCATCCAGCGTTCCCATCCTGCAGCTTGGGCTTTCGGGAAAAGGGATGTCGGAACAGGCTCTGAACGACGAAGGATTCAACTTCCTTCGTCCCCAGTTGATTACTGTTCCGGGCGCGGTGATCCCTTATCCCTATGGCGGCAAGCAGCGGCAGGTAATGATCGGCTTGGATCAGAGCCGTATGGAGGCCAAGGGGATTTCGCCCACGGATGTGCTGAACGCCGTCAATGCCCAGAATCTGATTCTGCCGACGGGGACGGCGAAGATCGCCGAGAACGAACTGGACGTTCGGATGAACGTGGCTCCACGCACCATCGAAGCGCTAAATAACATTCCCATCCGGCAGATCGGCAACACCACCATCTACCTCCGCGATGTGGCTCGCGTCAGCGATGGGTTCGCGGTGCAGACCAACGTTGTCCGTCAGGATGGCCATCGCGGTGTACTCGTGTCGATACTCAAGTCAGGGAAGTCATCGACCTTGAGCGTGGTGTCCGATATCAAGCGCCTGCTGCCTCATGCGGCAGCGGTTTTGCCCCCGGAAATGAAGATTACCCCGCTCGCGGATCAATCGCTGTTTGTCCGCAGCGCGATTTCCGGAGTCATTCGCGAAGGGGCGATCGCAGGAGCATTGACCGGGTTGATGATCTTGCTCTTCATCGGCAGTTGGAGAAGCACACTCATCATTGCCATTTCAATTCCACTGTCGGTTCTCACATCCATACTTGCCCTAAGCGTACTCGGGGAAACCATCAACATCATGACGCTTGGGGGCTTGGCCCTCGCCGTCGGGATTCTGGTCGACGATGCCACCGTCGTGATCGAGAACATCAACCGCATTCTCGAAGAAGAGGACGAAACGGACATCAGGCAGGCGATTCTTGATGGGTCGCAGCAGGTGGCGATCCCCGCGCTGGTATCCACGCTCTGCATTTGTATCGTCTTCATGCCACTGTTCCTCCTCAGCGGTGTGGCGCGATTCCTCTTCGTTCCGCTCGCGGAAGCGGTGGTGTTCGCCATGCTTGCTTCCTATTTCTTCTCTCGAACGCTGGTGCCGACTCTGGCGATGTACATGCTCAAGCTGAACGAAGGCCGCGAGGCGTCGCGGAATCCATTCGTCCTGCTTCAGAGGACATTCGAGCGGGGCTTTGCGAGAGTTCGAAGCGCGCATGAGCGACTGCTGGGGTGGTTCGTGAGGCACCGCAGATTCTTCGTACCTGCGTGTCTCGCGCTCTGCACGTGCACGTTCCTTCTCGCACCCTGGCTCGGAGAAGACTTTTTTCCCGATACCGATAGCGGTCAATTCGCACTCCACATTCGTGCCAAGACGGGGACCAGGATTGATGACTCGGCGCAGCTTGCCGACCTGATAGAGGCTTCTATTCGGAAGGAAATACCGCCGCAGGAAGTCGACAGCATCCTCGATAACATCGGTTTGCCTTATAGCCCGTATAACACGATGCATTCTACTTCCGGTGTGATTGGCGCCGGCGACGCCGATGTGCTTGTGACGTTGCGGCGCCACCACCACCCCACGTCGCAATACGTTCGATCGCTTCGCCAGCAGCTTCCGCGGGAATTTCCAGGAGCGACGTTCTACTTTCCTCCTGCGGATATCGTGGCGCAGATTCTCAATTTCGGCATTCCGGCGCCGATCGACGTTCAGGTCGAAGGGAACAATCTTCAGGCCGATCACGGTCTCGCCGAGAAGATCATGGCCGACCTGCGCAAGGTGGCCGGCTTGACCGACCTCCACATTCAACAGCCCCTTGACTATCCCACCCTCGAAATCAACGTAGACAGGACTAAGGCATTGCAGGCGGGTTACCAGGAACGAGATATCGCGTCGAGCGTGCTGAATTCTTTAACCGGCAGTTTCCAGACCACCCCCAACTTCTTCGTCAACTGGAAGAACGGAGTGACCTACAACCTCGTTGCGCAGACCCCGCAATACCGGATCCAGTCATTCAAGGACCTTCAAAATATCCCCATCTCCGCAAGCGGCAAGGCCACCCCTGAGATTCTTGCCGACGTTGCCTCGATCACGCGGGGCAGTGAGGTCGCCGTCATCTCTCACTACAACCTGCGCCGCGTGATCGACATCTATGGCGCGCCACAGGGCCGCGACCTCGCCGCAGTGAACAGCGACGTCCAGCAGGTCGTCGCTAAGTATCGCAAGGCGTTGCCTCGAGGAACCTTTATCACTATCCGCGGCCAGGTCGAGACCATGCGTGAATCGTACACCGGCTTGGTTGCGGGGCTGGGATTTGCCATCGTATTGGTCTACCTGCTCATCGTGGTGAACTTCCAATCGTGGTTGGACCCCTTCATTATCATCACGGCAATTCCTGCAGCCATGGCGGGCATCGTTCTCATGCTCTTCTTCACGCACACCCATTTGAGCGTCCCGGCGCTCATGGGAGCACTGATGTGCGTAGGGGTTGCTACTGCCAACAGCATTCTAGTCGTCTCTTTCGCCAAGGATAGGCTCGTGGTCCACGGCGATGGTGCAAGGGCCGCGCTTGAGGCCGGCGCCACCCGGTTCAGACCCGTCATCATGACGGCACTCGCCATGATCATCGGTATGGTCCCCATGGCGCTGGGTCTCGGCGATGGCGGCGAGCAGAACGCACCCCTGGGGCGAGCCGTGATTGGCGGCCTCTTGTGCGCCACGGCGGCGACGCTGCTCTTCGTCCCCTCGGTGTTCGCACTCTTTCATAAGGTTTCTCCCGTTGCCGCTTCTCTCGAGCAGCCAGAAGCGGACCGGGACCAACTTATCGCTTAA
- a CDS encoding TetR/AcrR family transcriptional regulator → MSQRGRPKCFDREKALDAALLLFWEQGFEQTSVDDAAAAMGIGTSSLYSSFGDKEALFLAVIRQYLAGRGSVYNKVVREAKTAREAFSKLLHVSAIELTRPDQPRGCLLWLALPTCTPKYEKFQEQMNQFRDETEAVWLERLHEAVESGELPKSTDIRLIASYFRTTLAGMSLQSRSGATRKQLIHIGELAMAIWPAPPANR, encoded by the coding sequence ATGTCGCAACGCGGGCGTCCCAAATGTTTCGACCGGGAGAAAGCGTTGGATGCGGCTCTACTTCTGTTCTGGGAGCAAGGATTCGAGCAGACCAGCGTGGACGATGCGGCCGCCGCCATGGGAATAGGCACTTCAAGCCTCTATTCCTCCTTTGGAGACAAAGAGGCCCTGTTCCTTGCTGTGATCCGGCAATATCTGGCAGGCAGGGGAAGTGTTTACAACAAAGTCGTGAGAGAAGCTAAGACCGCGCGCGAGGCGTTCTCCAAGCTGCTTCACGTTTCGGCAATCGAATTGACCCGGCCGGATCAGCCGCGAGGCTGCTTGCTATGGCTCGCGCTGCCGACCTGCACTCCAAAGTACGAAAAATTTCAGGAGCAGATGAATCAGTTTCGCGATGAGACAGAAGCCGTGTGGCTTGAGCGCTTGCACGAGGCCGTCGAATCGGGGGAACTACCGAAATCAACGGACATTCGTTTGATCGCTTCCTACTTTCGAACAACTCTGGCAGGAATGTCACTGCAATCGCGGTCTGGCGCTACGCGCAAACAGCTGATTCACATCGGTGAGCTGGCGATGGCGATCTGGCCCGCGCCTCCTGCCAACCGATAG
- a CDS encoding efflux RND transporter periplasmic adaptor subunit encodes MHIDHKRGLTPANLGLLVLGLSTLVAVAGCKHTAVEAKPSAPAQVSAAPVVVKQVRVSDEFNGRVWATDDVAIRPRVSGYIDRIAFREGQMVHRGDLLYVIDPRPYKDAVDSAKAELDRQRAAADFAKIQTDRAERLKKSDAVSQEELQNRGSDLLQSGARVKAAEAALASAELNLSYTEVRSPIDGRISRTQLTPGNLAQADQTILTTVVSIDPVYVYFDCDEQSYLRFQQGRRHGAAVGSDNPVRVALADENGFPHTGHIDFVDNALNPSTGTIRARVVLPNPDHSLTPGLFARVQLQSAALQQAVLIDDKAVLTDQDRKYVYVVGPGDTAQRKDIALGGMVDGLRIVKSGLSPQDRVIVGGLQTIYFPGAPVSPKATTMDASLHVADTLAAAETK; translated from the coding sequence ATGCACATAGATCACAAACGAGGATTGACGCCGGCCAACCTGGGACTGCTGGTGCTTGGCTTGTCGACCTTGGTCGCAGTGGCGGGCTGCAAGCACACCGCCGTGGAGGCCAAACCTTCCGCCCCCGCTCAAGTGAGCGCCGCCCCGGTTGTGGTGAAACAAGTTCGCGTCTCCGACGAGTTCAACGGCCGCGTTTGGGCAACGGACGATGTTGCTATCCGGCCAAGGGTAAGCGGCTACATCGACCGCATTGCATTCCGCGAAGGACAGATGGTGCACCGCGGTGATCTGCTGTATGTCATCGATCCGCGCCCCTACAAGGACGCCGTTGACAGCGCGAAGGCTGAGCTTGACCGCCAACGGGCTGCGGCGGATTTTGCGAAGATCCAGACGGACCGTGCGGAGAGACTCAAGAAGTCCGACGCGGTCTCGCAGGAAGAGCTGCAGAATCGCGGTTCCGATCTGCTCCAGAGTGGTGCCCGTGTCAAGGCGGCCGAGGCTGCCCTGGCATCGGCCGAGCTCAATCTTTCCTACACCGAAGTCCGCTCTCCGATCGACGGCCGGATAAGCCGCACACAACTCACGCCCGGAAATCTTGCCCAGGCAGACCAGACCATTCTTACAACTGTCGTTAGCATCGACCCTGTTTACGTCTATTTCGATTGCGATGAGCAAAGCTATTTGCGTTTCCAACAGGGCCGGCGCCACGGCGCCGCGGTTGGCTCGGACAATCCGGTGCGGGTCGCTCTCGCAGACGAAAATGGCTTTCCGCACACAGGACACATCGACTTTGTCGATAACGCACTCAATCCTTCTACCGGAACGATTCGGGCGCGTGTTGTTCTTCCTAATCCGGATCATTCGTTGACGCCGGGCTTGTTTGCGCGCGTGCAACTGCAGAGCGCTGCGTTGCAGCAGGCCGTGCTGATCGATGACAAAGCAGTACTAACCGACCAGGACCGCAAATATGTCTATGTCGTTGGCCCAGGCGACACCGCACAGCGCAAGGATATTGCGCTCGGTGGCATGGTCGATGGCCTTCGCATCGTCAAGTCCGGACTGTCGCCTCAGGATCGAGTGATTGTGGGCGGGCTACAGACGATTTACTTCCCCGGCGCTCCGGTTTCGCCAAAGGCGACCACGATGGACGCCTCGCTCCACGTAGCAGACACTCTGGCCGCTGCAGAGACGAAATAA